The Trueperaceae bacterium genome has a window encoding:
- a CDS encoding DinB family protein, giving the protein MEVPAELSIVFESFDRNARVTRALLDTLTMEDLAYSDGVGGYNIGQHLADLVDFRPSWLSRVSPQHAAQVPNVIDEKSPTWLGVKSIAELQAAFDAGDAAVRAAVLEAVREGRGFQGVYETHPAHLIQHTIVHDSHHRGQVLALLRQAGRPVETRQKLESETWAIWRE; this is encoded by the coding sequence ATGGAAGTGCCGGCCGAACTGAGCATCGTCTTCGAGTCCTTCGACCGCAACGCCCGGGTGACGCGCGCCCTGCTCGACACGCTGACGATGGAGGACCTGGCCTACAGCGACGGGGTGGGCGGCTACAACATAGGCCAGCACCTCGCCGACCTCGTGGACTTCCGACCGAGCTGGCTCAGCCGCGTCTCGCCCCAGCACGCGGCGCAGGTGCCCAACGTCATCGACGAGAAGTCGCCCACGTGGCTCGGCGTGAAGAGCATCGCCGAGCTGCAGGCCGCCTTCGACGCCGGCGACGCGGCCGTGCGGGCGGCCGTGCTGGAGGCGGTGAGGGAGGGGCGCGGCTTCCAGGGCGTGTACGAGACTCACCCGGCGCACCTCATCCAGCACACCATCGTCCACGACTCCCACCACCGCGGCCAGGTGCTGGCCCTGCTCAGGCAGGCGGGCCGTCCCGTCGAGACGCG